DNA sequence from the Manihot esculenta cultivar AM560-2 chromosome 11, M.esculenta_v8, whole genome shotgun sequence genome:
AGCCACCATTAACAATTAATCTCAAGCAAAAATAATGCTCCTTTGAAGCCAGTAACAGGTGTAATAGAACATGCATTGAGCAATCCCTATGAACTCAATGTTCAATAGGTACACACAATGTGTAAGGATTACGTTAGATGTATAAAGCTATCAAAACAACAAGTCAAGAACCTACTGGTGTCCATTAAAATTCTGTTTCTTGAAATTATACTCCTAATATGAACATGTGAACAGATGATACAAATAAAGACCATATCTCACCTTGAACTTCCCTGACAATAGGAAGGTGATTCTCCTTGGTGCTTTCATTGCATATTTCCCTAATAGTTATTGCAATTATCTTGATCAAATTGTAAAGGCCATCCCCAAGGATAAGGGAAATGGCTATAAATACCTGCAAACAATGCATAAGTGGGGAGGAAATTACACAAAGTTACAAACATGCATGACCTACTGGCTATTGTACAAAAGGGCAAGTACTTTCTCCTACAGCGCATGTCAAAATATAAAGCCACAAGTGGGTAATCTGCATTCTGCAGCTATTGATGTTCATAAAATACTGGTTTCTGTAATACCTTATATCCATAAAGACCCTTAAAATCATTACTACCCAGGTCAGCTGGATACCAGTCCCCGGCATGTTGGGAGATGAAGGGCCACAAAAAGCCCCACGAGATGATAGCCCCTAGAAGAACTGAGGAGTTGACTATGTGAGGGCAAATAAGACCACATCCAACATAAGTTGGACTGAAGTCAAAATAAAACCTGCAAGGAGAGTGGGAATGATGTGAGGAACTAGTAAAATTGTGAAGACAAATGAGCATTAATGTCCAAAATCAACAAGGATACATGGTATGTTGCTGAAAATGAAAACAATATCTATATGCCTTCCTATAAAGTTCCTTAAATAAATGACTCGGCCAAAATGAAAAATCAACTGCACAATATAAACATGAAAGCATGGATCAAACAGCAGTTTAGAGACAGAGTCGATTCATAAACTATGTGCATTAGAAACTTACGTGTTTTTGAATAGTGTCAAACCAAAACTGGGGAAATTATCAAAGCCACATGAATCCCCAACACCACTGAAGAACCACTTGAAGCAGCTCCAAGCCAAACTTATGCTCAAGTACTTTCCAAGGCACGAGACTTGCTTCCTGGAAAAAGTTAACAAAAAGGAAATAATTAGAAACTGCCTTTTCCCCCTTCCTCTTTGCTTGTGTCCGTTTAAAGAAGCTCAAATTGTTCTTATTGGAAAACCTCTAAACAGTTGGTACTTGGTACCAGCAGAGCAGAAAGGGCAACAGCAGCACAGTAGATTCTATTGCCATATTCCTCACTAACGTGATTCCTACATTACTAATTTAAAAGTTTCAAGAAGACGAGCTTAACATAAGCACTTACCCTGCAAGCTCAGCTCCTGTGTTTGTGTGAAAGCTATTTATCAACATTGCTGTAGCTGTCCCACTAGGATACGTAAGCTTATAatccataaccataacctataATCTCAACCCCAAGAAAAGAAGAACGAGAAGGTGAAGTAATAGACGAGTAGAACATTAAAGAATTGTAATGAAGCTGGTGTAGAACACTAGCATATGCACAATGATTCAAAACCCTAATCGTCAATGAAAATTGATTTGCTGAAAAATCCATTAAATTCCctgtaaaaattattaaatcaaggcaaaaaaaaaaaaaaaggaacaacCTTGCGAAGGGGAACAAGACTAAAAAGTCCAAGGAAGCTGACAACAAACATGAAACCAATCATCCAGGCCAATCCTGGGTTCTTAACATCCTCTGCCCTGTTACCAGGATAATCAGGACCTATCAATTGATAAGTTTTCTCGTCCATTGCGATCAAATAAGACCCAAATCCTCCTGTCAACAAAAGAACATTCAAAAAGAAACACGTTAAAGAATCCCCTTTTACCAGTACACAAATAATTCCGTCATATACAAGTATGGGTACCGCTAAAAGCGAGGCCATAGCAAGCGACGACGCAGGTCTGGATAACGGTGTTCTCCTGTTTGGTAAAGGGAGCAATTGTAAAACCCAAACTGGATAAAAATCCAACCCATGACTTGACAAAGAAGAACCCAAGCAACCCAGCAGCGACATTCAACGAGGGGATAATGCCAACGGTGAGATTGAGCTTGTGGGTAATGATGCAGAAGAGTATACCCAACAGGGCGCTAACGACGAGGCCTCTAATCGTGATCTGCTCCTTCCAATCAGGGATCCGCTCGGAGTCGACGGCCTGGATTTTGCTAGAATCGGGCAGAAGCAACGGCTCCGATATCTCAGTCCCCATGCTTAGGTTGGCAAAGATCCAGGGAGCGGAGATAAACCGGGAAGAGATTGGATTTGGAATGGACAGGAGAGAAGGAAAGAAAGAGTTGAAAGTTTGTTGAATATAAAACTATTTCGTGACGTAAAAAATTATAGGAAATGGTAGTTGTATTGGTCGAGTAAGGGCATGACACGTGCATCGAGTTGATGGGCTGGGTTTGGCGGTAATGAGTTACGGACATGAAAGAGAGAGTTGGTAGTGGCAAATTCTGGTCATGAAAGTCCAGATTTAGTTGCTCTCTTCCTTGCGAGTTCTCCTATCCTCCATctcaaattaatattaaaaaaacaatAGACTTCCATTAACTAATcacacattttaattttaaataattgatattCTTTTTAGTagttattttattcaaattttgtaaTCAATATAAAGTTTTAAGTGAAAGCAACTTATGAAAAAGTATTAAATTGGATAAAATGTTTTTCTAGTacaattcaattttataaattaccttcttgtaaagaaaatataaaagatgGGTTTAGTGTCAAAAAGTAACTCAATCTCAAAATTTGTCTTCTTTTCAGAGGTAGTTATGTTAAATTCTCATGAAAtagctttaaaattttttttattaagattaaaaataaacgattcaaattaaaaaaatcgatcaaattaaattaatttaaaattttaatttaatttttaattttaaaaataatttttaattttaaaaattttaattatttcaatttaatttaattttaattaaaaaaaattaaaaaagtaattaaaattatctgatcaatgataataatatattattttttataatatagagaaatcagagcataattaaaattaaaatatttcaattaaattttataatattaaaattaaagtataaaaaataaaaaaaaaaactcactaaAAACACAATCGATTAAATCAAAACGAATCAAATCGAGTcagatcgatttaatttaaattgatttttattcaaaatcgattcaatttaatttttataaatactaattttttatttattcagttcgattcgattttaaatcaaatcaactgAATGTTCACCCCTAACTAGAAGTACTAAATTGATTTTTTGATATTGCAATTAAACTATTTGATTAGAGTTAAAAACTTTTTACGATCTTTTCTGGGAAATCTACGTTGTCTGTATTGCGGAAATTAGTCTTTAATGACATTAAAAATTTTCGATTATAGAATTACTAAGTCAGATGGAAGATATTTATCTTTAACTAAAATTGGATTGAACCAACAAATTGTCTCTAGTAAGAAAGTGTCATACTTGAGTTTTTGGACTAATAGAAGAGACACTTAGACGTATAAGCTAATAACTCTGATCATTTTACGGTTTTTGGAGAGATAGAAAGGATGAAAGGCAAATTCTATTACCAAATTATTTGAAAGAAATACACTTTGCAACTAATGCTATCACGAATATATCATTTAATACTATGCCTTATTAATCTGAATAACCGTTGCCTAacgaatttataaatttttaatactttagTGGTGAATTATCTCTAAAATACTTATAATACTCATTGACCTTAAATTGTATCAATCTTTACGAGTTCTACCTTCTATTATATGTATGATACTCTTTTTATCTTATTGTATTTTTCAGTGTTTGTAAGTTTCTACTAAACCACTGTTTTCTATATTAATGGTAGATAGCTAAGTTTTTAGAATTTTAGTAGAAAATCCTTTCTAAATAAGTATTTTAAGTTTTGATCTTGTAGTTTTGTTGTGTTGCTTCATTTTGGATAAGAGCTTCTTGGCTTCATTTTCATGATATATAAAGTTTGATGATGatgtttgtatttttttttatttaataatatcaaattttttaatagttttagatttaatttaaatttttaaaattttaaaaattaaagagatatttaTTTGTATGAGTCGAGTTTTAACTTTTCACACTTATTATTtagagtttaaaatttttttatataagtcTCTTTAGGGAACTATATATAAACTTtgaaattaagtttttttttttaataaaatattttatctttagtaaaaaaaaaaattatatatttgactttaaaaagttattaaaatttaattttattgtagtaTAGAATTAGATAGGATTGACAGGTTGTCTCTGTTAACAAATGTAATATTTGACTTGGTTGACCTAAGTATAGAAGCTAATCCCTTGGGTCTTT
Encoded proteins:
- the LOC110626387 gene encoding probable metal-nicotianamine transporter YSL6 produces the protein MGTEISEPLLLPDSSKIQAVDSERIPDWKEQITIRGLVVSALLGILFCIITHKLNLTVGIIPSLNVAAGLLGFFFVKSWVGFLSSLGFTIAPFTKQENTVIQTCVVACYGLAFSGGFGSYLIAMDEKTYQLIGPDYPGNRAEDVKNPGLAWMIGFMFVVSFLGLFSLVPLRKVMVMDYKLTYPSGTATAMLINSFHTNTGAELAGKQVSCLGKYLSISLAWSCFKWFFSGVGDSCGFDNFPSFGLTLFKNTFYFDFSPTYVGCGLICPHIVNSSVLLGAIISWGFLWPFISQHAGDWYPADLGSNDFKGLYGYKVFIAISLILGDGLYNLIKIIAITIREICNESTKENHLPIVREVQDGETSKLLLEQRKRDEVFLKDRIPTWFAASGYVGLAAISTATIPIIFPPLKWYLVLSSYIIAPALAFCNSYGTGLTDWSLASTYGKIGLFIIASMVGSNGGVVAGLAACGVMMSIVSTAADLMQDFKTGYLTLSSAKSMFVSQLVGTAMGCVIAPLTFWMFWTAFDIGAPDGPYKAPYAVIFREMAILGIQGFSELPKHCLAMCCGFFVAALVINLLRDVTPKKISQFIPIPMAMAVPFYIGAYFAIDMFVGTVILFIWERINRKDAEDYAGAVASGLICGDGIWTIPSAVLSIFRINPPICMYFGPASGR